TGTTGGCTTCATCCCCGTTGGCCGAggtcttcaagaagctcgggAATTTTGTGGTCTTCTCGAATTCGTGAACAATGACTTCGCGCGacttgcccttcttcttgcgctttCGGGGTTGATCATCCTCAGGGAGATTGGAGATGACATTAGGGGGAACCTTGGTCTTGAGCAGACACTCATCTCCGTCTGTATACTTTGATTTTAggcgcttcttcttctcggtgtGTTTGCcatccttttccttttctttgtcctgcttgctcttctttcttctctgaTCGGCGGGTTCTGTCCACCCTCTCTTGACTTTGCGGTCTGTCAGAACGACGCCCCCGACAACCTCGGGATCTCGCTTTCGTTTTCTCGATTCCTCTTTGGATTCctttgacttcttctttttcttcctggacttctcctcttcctcctgatCAGCTTCACCGGTAGGTTCAACTCTCTGTTCTGGTCTGGCCTTTTCGATCCGTATTTTGTTGCCCTTCAACACAGCGCCATTGAGcttcttttttatcttgTCAGCCTCCATGGTTGGTAGTTCGACAAAGCCGTAGCGTCGTTCGGGAAACGTCTCGAGCGTGTGATATGAAATGTTGCGCGCCTTGGGGGCTGCAGAAGCTGGAATAAcgatcttgagaagctcggGATCGAGAGGGCTTATATGAAGCCTTATGTAGTCGCTTGAAGCAGACGTGGCTTCAGCAGACATTTCGAAGCGAATGGCGCTGTCGTGAGGAGTTTATGCGACGCCAAAAGCGTCGTTGAAATGAGTATGTCGCTTTCAATGAAAAGGGACGAGCTTTTACTTTTGCGATTCCAATTTGGGGGAAAAAAGTTCCAAGGACCCTTGGAGGAAGATTCGCAACTTCTGATTGGTCGAATGGAGCGACTTTGATCCGGGAAGCCTTGATAGTAAGTGAGTATAGTATGGATGCTCAGAGAATTAGATAAAATAAACAAACACGGGAAATGAGAAACAATTCTTTGAAATTGGTAAAGAAAAACGGTCCAGGTTTGAGATTTAACCAAGAAGAGTCTCGTCTCATGAGGACAAGCCTGAAACTTGGTAGACAAGCTGACTAAATGACGTCTCACTTGCCGCTCACATCTCAACTCCTTTGTCGCAGATATTTGAGCCAAAGAAGTATCTGCCAGATAAAATTATGCACATTTATCGGAGACAGTCTGAAATAGGAAACCGGATCTGAATTGATGTAACTCTACACATCATCGTTGCAGTTCTAGACTTTGGGGTTGATAGTTCCCGGGTCTTATTGTGACAGACCAGGGATCCTTGAAACCCTTGGCCTATGCTGCTGGGACGAACAGTGTCACAGCGAGCTTCGTCTTTTGGGGTTATACTGAGTCGAGATATTCGACATGGAGGCATCTTCAGGTCTGGGTTTCGGTATCATGCTCGATTCAACTATATGCTTATGCTTAACGAAGTCACATATACTCTCAACGTATAAAAGGCATGTAGATCCTATCTATCTAAACAACCAGATTCTAAACAAACTCATCACTTCTCAACTTGTTTGTCTTCAATTCGTAAATCCCTGGCGGATTCTTgtttataataatacttgTTTTATCTCTCTTCCTATTCCTCGGTCACTCACTCATACAAAATGCACTTCCCTATTCttcccatcctcatcacaCTGGCTGGAAGCGCCCTCGCAGGTATGCATCCTTTCTCGCCCACAGCCCTTAATGAATATACCTACTAACATATATAAGCGCCTCATCTTCCTAAGAGACAAAATCCTTGCTTTGTGACTGGTTCCGAAGCTCTCCCCGATGAAGTTTCGACACAGGCCACGAATCTGGCCTCGGTCATCACCTGCGACAATTCGAAAACAACCATCGATGGTGTCCCAGATGTGAGCTCTGGCGGTGTGACCTTTTCTTCCATCAACTTTGCCGAATCAGGCCAAAGTCCTCTGGCTTTCGCTCTTGACAAATTTGCAACCACATCACCCCTGGCCAACAACAACCTCGATACGTTTCAGAATGAGCTCAATGTTTACCTCGCAACCGAAGCTGGTATCAGATCGACTGGTGGAAATCTTGCGATCAAGGTTCCCAAGTTCTTCTTGCAGTTCCAGATGGCTCGTATCCAACAGGCACAGGGTGCTGTGTCTGACATCCCTGGCCAGACCGTTGACCACCAGCTGGAAAAGGTGCTCAAGAATGCAGCTGGAGAGGATCAGGCTCTTCTAGACCAAGTGAACGAATTGGCTGTGAACTTGAACTAAGTTCCAATGAATGGTATATAATACAGAATTGCTCCGATTTCCTCCGTTTTCGAGCTCGTACAAGTGACTCCAAGTCAGCCATCATTATAGAAACACATCCAATCATAACAATTAGAGAGGAGAATGCATTACGCCAGAACCTTTTCAGAAAACACCTGCTTCCATCATGACCCAAGCGCCAAAGAAATCATTTTAGGAAGTGCCACGGAACCAAGGCTGGGGATCCTGCTCGTGCCTGTCGCCGCCGATGGCCTTCCACCAAGTATCGGTACTCCAGCGAATGATACGCTCGGCGGCACCCAAGGGCGTAGCGGCAGGACGCAcatcgaggaagaagacaggGTCACCGTGGGCATCGGGCTCGCCAGAGTAATAGTCGATGATGTATCGAATCTCCTTCCTTTGGCCGTTGATCTCTCGCGCAACGTACCAGTCGTGCCGGTCAAAGGGAGGCTCGGTACTAAAGTGTGTTAGCCGCAGATCGTTTGCACATTAGAATCACGAATACTTACCCAAACTTTGAGGGGTAAATCCAGCCCAGAACCTGCATCATGGTGGCCTTGGGAGTCAACTCCTTGGGTCGACCCTGGAAGCGAACGAGACTAGGCTCGGTGTCAACACCGTCCCTTTGGCGATCAAGCTCTTCCTGAACGTGACCTTCGCCCCTCTTGCAGATCTGCCATCCCTTGTAAAGTCCCCGCGCAAATCGTTGTTCCCAACCAAGAATCTCCTGCCATGCGCCCTCATTCAAGAAGTTGTGTACCGAAACCATGCCCTCGACGGCGGTGATATCGGTATCGGTATATCCCTTGCGCAGCAGCGCGTTGTACATCTGCTGAGGAGACGGGTACTCCCAGTTGCCATCTCCAGT
The window above is part of the Fusarium oxysporum f. sp. lycopersici 4287 chromosome 8, whole genome shotgun sequence genome. Proteins encoded here:
- a CDS encoding cytochrome c heme lyase encodes the protein MHQKSADAMNPVAKPKKPVDLPPTSGCPVPHAARTQEQPKSLISQLNPLNYMFPDLSQKPAPNQSFALPTTRDESTIPKGTGDGNWEYPSPQQMYNALLRKGYTDTDITAVEGMVSVHNFLNEGAWQEILGWEQRFARGLYKGWQICKRGEGHVQEELDRQRDGVDTEPSLVRFQGRPKELTPKATMMQVLGWIYPSKFGTEPPFDRHDWYVAREINGQRKEIRYIIDYYSGEPDAHGDPVFFLDVRPAATPLGAAERIIRWSTDTWWKAIGGDRHEQDPQPWFRGTS
- a CDS encoding cytochrome c heme lyase — protein: MGWFWADTPVPAVPVGHPATTDKAPPPGCPMHQKSADAMNPVAKPKKPVDLPPTSGCPVPHAARTQEQPKSLISQLNPLNYMFPDLSQKPAPNQSFALPTTRDESTIPKGTGDGNWEYPSPQQMYNALLRKGYTDTDITAVEGMVSVHNFLNEGAWQEILGWEQRFARGLYKGWQICKRGEGHVQEELDRQRDGVDTEPSLVRFQGRPKELTPKATMMQVLGWIYPSKFG
- a CDS encoding cytochrome c heme lyase, whose product is MGWFWADTPVPAVPVGHPATTDKAPPPGCPMHQKSADAMNPVAKPKKPVDLPPTSGCPVPHAARTQEQPKSLISQLNPLNYMFPDLSQKPAPNQSFALPTTRDESTIPKGTGDGNWEYPSPQQMYNALLRKGYTDTDITAVEGMVSVHNFLNEGAWQEILGWEQRFARGLYKGWQICKRGEGHVQEELDRQRDGVDTEPSLVRFQGRPKELTPKATMMQVLGWIYPSKFGTEPPFDRHDWYVAREINGQRKEIRYIIDYYSGEPDAHGDPVFFLDVRPAATPLGAAERIIRWSTDTWWKAIGGDRHEQDPQPWFRGTS